Proteins found in one Paenibacillus dendritiformis genomic segment:
- a CDS encoding YlbF family regulator codes for MSVYDQAHELARALQQSDEAKAVETAMKAIEADADSKRMLDDFRLRQMEMQQKMMTGEMPEQSELDKMEKLYEVISMNTEIAKLFEAEQRLAVVIQDVNKIVSDALGHLYG; via the coding sequence ATGAGTGTATACGATCAAGCCCATGAATTGGCCCGCGCCTTGCAGCAATCGGACGAGGCGAAAGCCGTCGAGACGGCAATGAAGGCGATTGAGGCCGATGCGGACAGCAAGCGGATGCTGGATGATTTCCGCCTGCGCCAGATGGAGATGCAGCAGAAGATGATGACCGGCGAGATGCCGGAGCAGTCGGAGCTGGACAAAATGGAGAAGCTGTATGAAGTTATCAGCATGAATACGGAGATAGCGAAGCTGTTCGAAGCCGAACAGCGGCTAGCGGTCGTAATCCAGGATGTGAACAAGATCGTATCGGATGCGCTCGGCCATCTGTACGGCTGA